TGTCTTAGATTCATCTAGATACGGGTATCTAGATAAATCTAAGACAACCAACTTGGGACGGGGGGTTATAATTAAAATTCTGATCCAGTTCAATGGAATATACTTCAATTTATttccaaatatatatagatgtaGATAATCTACATAAATGGGACCTGCCCAATTATCATGCGCTTGTTTTTCTATTCGATTTAGGTCATATTTTACTCCAGTTCTGTGTTGACACGTGTCTTTCTTGTGTAATCAGTCCAGGCTTGGTACAAAAAAATTCAAGTGTTTTCATTCTACTAGTTTTAGGTCGAATTCCCCACCCCTACTCTCCCTCTCAGACATTCTAACGATTGTGAACATACAAAACATACAGTGCGATTGCTTCGTCAGCCCTTCCGATCATATTCTTCTTCTCTAGGCTCATCCGGGACAAGCAGCTGGGAGTGATGCTACTTGCGATCCAGACCGCAGCCACCTGCAACCATCCGGGCTGCCTGCTTGGTTCCCTTGCCGCTGTTGCTTTGGCTAAAGTTAAATTATCTGTTAAGAGTTAGTATTGTTAAGAAACATTCCATGCATGTTTCTTGATAAGGACAACATGATACAAACAACACACATTTAAATAGGTGAACGCAAATTATTTTCTGGATTTGTTTCAGACTTTTTGATGATGTTCGTTCAGTGAGAGAAGAAGTTCAACATTCCCGTTGACTACAAGGAGCCTGTGATGAtttcgtcaatctcaagatgtTGTGGCTCAGTATCTCGGAGATGCCCATAAGaatagtgtgtgtgcatgcatgcattcaTAGGGATGAATGTATGTGCGTGTATGTGAGTGCTAGGATTGTACTGTTTCTGAAAACACTTCTTTTTCAGTACAACCCCCTAAACACATCAACGGACCAAATCTCTTCATACCCTTTCATAATAAAGAGTAGGATGATCTTTTCCCACACTATTTTTTTTTATGTAGAACGTATACACAGCCCGGCGGAGATCAACTGGCCCGGTCCAGTAGCATACGTATACACAGGACCTCACGCTCACACACAAAGTAGGCAAACCAGTCCACCAACGAAGCTAACATGCCAAGTGAGCGGCGCAGAGTTTTAAAAACTATTCTCTCCGTCCGAGTTTATGTTGGTTCTAAGACCAGTGAAAAATAGAAAGCTTGGCATGTAGTATTAAATATCATGGCGCGAGATAAGAGCTGCGACGTTAATACTCCCTTCGTTTCTTTTTATTTCGCATATaaaatttggtcaaagtcaaactacataaagtttgaccaaatttatatatAAAAATATGAACATCTACAATATTAAAACTATATAGTATGAAAATACATTTCATGATGCATCTGATAATATAGATTTCATATTGTCaatgtttatattttttaatataaagttagtcaaactttacaaagcttgactttaATCAAAcgttatatgcagactaaaaagaaacggaggaaATAGGAACCAACCCGTGCATGCATTTGCTTTTGCAATGCATGCAGCATTTATTAGAGCGAGTTTTGTCGCAGCTATAATTACGGGTATTAATTAATATAGGAAACGAAAAGAAACCACACGCGATTACCGGTGATAATTACCCGTACTGTATTTAGTACCCATGAGACGAAGCCTTGGTCCTAGAGTTTTGGTCATTGTGCCCATTATACCGGGGCGGGGAGAGTATGAACGACGATAGATTTGAACTTTTTTGGAATTTTGAATGCATATTTTTAAACGTGAACATTGTTTAAAATTTTAGAAATATATGAAAAGGCAAACAAAACTTTCCAAAGTGGAACACAATTTTAAACtccgaacaaattttgaaaaatggGAAAACTGAAATTCCAAACCATTTTTTAAAATACAAACAATTTTACAACTCTGAACTTTTTGAAAACGAGACCTTTTTTGAATTCTTCAAACTTTTTGGAAAAATATGAATAGATAAATAAATATGTTGAACATTTTAAACTTTGCAAAtttgaaaaagaaaaaagaaacaaaaaaaaaaagaaaaaatgattCATGAACCTTTTTCCAAACCGGTAAAAACCGACCTGGAACCATCTAGAAGGTTCTGAAAACCGGCATCTCAGAGGCAACGAACAGATTAAAATGGGCAGGCCCATGTTCACTCGTATCGACCTCGTATGTGTGAAACAACGACTATTTTTGAACATTCTTATAATGACTCCAACTCTCGTGAATAGGTTGGCATGACCATGGTAGGCTTCCATGCCATGTTTGAACGACTATCGACACCATATGTAAGTTGCGACAGGTCCGACCATTTATGAGCATTTTTTGACCGAGAAAACTATAGAAAATGCAAAACTTGACGGAGACCCAAACAACTTGGCATGATGCCTTGAATTAGTGATACAAGGTCATGAAAAAAAACCTGGGGTCATTCCAAGGTTGTCGAGAAACATCGTGCTCTCAGACGGTGCCTTCTGTAGGACACCCTTCATTAAATACTCTCTAATTTTGGACATTCTTGAAATAACTCTAACTTATGTAACTAGGTGGGAATGCCCATTGTAGGCATCCATGCCATGTTTGAACGAATTTCGACACCGTATGCAAGTTGCGACATGTCCGACTATTTATCGGGTTTTTTTTACCGAGAAAACTCCAGAAAATGCAAAACTTGTCGAAAAACCCaaacaacttggcatggtgccttgATCTGGTCGTACAAGTCCATGAGCAGAATTAGAGCCATTTTAACGATGTTGAGAAACAACATGCTCTCAAATGGAGCCTTCTTAGTGTATGCGGGCACCCTCTTGAACATGGCCTATTTTTGGTCATTCTTGAAATGGCCTCGACTTTTGCAGGAAGGTGGACATGCGCATGGTAGGCACCCATGTCAGATTTGAGCGAGTTTCGACACAATATCCAACTCGCGACATGTTCGGCCATTTATCAACATTTTTTTGTTGCGGCAAATCGTCAGGCAACCGCACACATGATTGTAGAATGGATGGGCCCATCTGTGCGTTCGAGCCACCGGTATTGCGAATCTTCTTGAAGGTTGCTTACTGTTTTAGGACTTCTAGAAGGTTCCTAAACATTTTTTTTCTGATTTTGTTTCTCAGTTTTGGTTTTGTTTCTATTTTtctagttgttgtttttttgttCTGTTTCTTTTGGAAAAAGTCGTAAATTTAAAAAATCAACATATTGAAAAAAATTCATTTTTTTGCAAATTATGATCGAAAATACTAatttttcattatgttttcaAGAATAGTTTGCGTTTTAAAAAATGTCCAGCATTTTAAAATTTGTTCATGTTTTCCAAAAACTGGAGTTTCCAAATTTCCTTTATGGTTTTTAACGTTGTTCGCaatttaagaaaaaacagaatttgatttttttttcgtGTTTTCAAAAAAACTTAGAGTTGTAAAATTTTCTCGTGTgattttttccatttttttcGGAATTTCAATTTTTGGTTCTCATTTTAAAAGTTGTTTGGAATTTCAAATTGTTTTCCAATTTTTTAAAGGTtattcatgttttcaaaaaaattgttCTCATTTTAAATATTTTTCATTGGTTCAAATAATGTTTGCATGTTTAAAAAATCATGGATTTCACAAACAATTAGCGTATTAATAAAAGTTCATGGATTTAAAAAAATGATCGTGTTTCTAAATTCTGTTTtcgaatttcaaaaaatgtttatgtTTTAGAAAATTGTTCACATAATGTAAAAAATATTCGGTATTTAAAAGATGTTCACATCCAGTGAAACATTCGGAAGCTTCTGTGTGTTAATAAGAGGCCCGAAGCTACTGGTGGATGATGCACATACCTACGAAAGTTGTGAAATAAAAAGTGAACTAAAGTTATCTATGATCATGTAGTTGCTTGGATCCAGTGTGGGTGGGCCTTTTCTTCCATGATCACATATAATTTATTTTACCGAAGATCAAATCTAAACATGCCCGGCTTCAGTGATGCAATTTTTGAGCCAATCGGAACAAAGTCAGAACTAGCTACCAGGCCCTTCGTCAATCTCATACGGACGCCAAATCGTCGCCACTTGCCCTCTGGATCAGTGTAATATATGGTTGTTTATCGCTCGGTCAAAACCAAATCTCTGTCATGTACGGCACCCTTGAATTAACAAGACATTGCTTCATTTTGTCCACATCACGTACGGCTTGCACATTGCACACGGGTTGCTTCATTTTGTCCATCAGAACTGCCTGTACATTGCAAGGTCAGCACCTAGCTACATAGTATAGTAGCTATGTTCTTCCCTGGGCTCTCGCGCCAGCACGGTGCTCCCGAAGCTTCTCCGTACGACGACGACAGAGACCACAGCTTGGTGGTGCTCCTGACCTTCGCCATCTTCTTCTCCTTCGTCGTTCTCTACCTCATCGCCGGCGTTCTCTGGGCCTCGGTGATCACCGCCTTCGCGGTCGCGGTCTCGTTCTGCTACCTCAGCGCCCGCCGGCGTGCTGCGCTGAGGCGCGGCGAGGTCGTCGCCGTCAGCGTGCGTCTCGCTCGGAGCAACGGTGGCCTGCGTCATCCTGACCCCGCCGTGTCAAGGCTTCCGACGTTCCCGTACAagagggagggcggcggcggcggcgacacggTGGCAGCTGGGTCGGGGTGGGCGCAGTGCGTCATATGCCTGGGGCTCGTGCAGGTCGGCGAGATGGTCCGGCAGCTGCCGGCGTGCAAGCATATGTTCCACGTGGACTGCGTCGACGTGTGGCTGCGCTCCCACTCGACGTGCCCTATCTGCCGGGCTGTCGTCGTCGAGCTCACCGTCGGGCAGTCATCTGAGCCGCCTCCCGTTTGATTTGTTGGCCGGCCCGAACTAGTGCGTAAATCGTAGTTAAATGCAATGTTTTAAATAGTGGGCTATGAAAAATAGCGGCGGGCCTTCAAATCAGTTATAGCGGAGCTATAGCGGGCTAAAGCGGGCTATATCAGGCTATATCGGGCTATTTATGAAGGCAACCATTTAGCGACACCCTGCCGAAAAGGCTATAGCGTGCTATAACGGAGCTATAGCCGGTTATTTAAAACTATGATTAAATGTAGTAGTATTTGTTTCAGATGACACTGGTTGTATATGTAGTTAAATCGTTTGGTGTTTGCAACATCAACTCGATCTTGCGGCCTTGCCAGAGTTTGGAGTATCTATCGTTAACGACAGAGGATAGAAGAAACAACCGAACTGGAGAGCAAATTCTAAAGATTGAGATCAAGAGGTGGTGACGTATGGCTCAGTACTATTGGACACTGCCGGGACCTCCTGAAGCACTTTGGGCAACGTCCAAACAATTTCGGATCCCACTCTCACATTCTCTTTATTTCCTACTAGTTCTTCTAAATATCACTAGTGACTACATGTTTAATAATTATGTCTGAAACATCTCCTGTCAATAATTATTAACGGATTTGCAAACCCATAATAATTCCCGCATACCAAAAAGACATTTATCCAGCGAACCTTCTGTTATCGTATACCATTTCCTTTGCAACATGATGCTTTACAAAACCTGAGGCAAGATTTTATTTTATCCTCGCGATCAATATTTTGATCACTATACCTAGTTATCTTCATTACTGTTTATACAATTTACTCTTATTCATGTATTCCGTTGTCCCCATGACTAATaccttagggcatctccaacacggACCCTCAAAACGGACATAGTATTTGTCTCTGGACTAGCCGGCCATTCAACCATGCTTGCATACATTTTAAAGCAAATTAGAACAAACCAGACGAATTCCACGCTAAGCAGATGACTGTCATTTAAACTGGACCAAATTCATTACATTTTTAAGCTAATCTAAATAATCGTTGGTCGTGGTAGAGTCCGTGTCCCACATCCAAATGTCGATTGGATCAATTATCCTGCCAGGGTGTTAGggacctaccacccttaaaaacAAACTTATTGGGAATCCACAGTTTCTTCATTCCATGATGATTCTTCATCAAGATCTTATGGGTGAGAACTGATCTTATGTTCAAAAGAACAAGTCTTGCTCAAAGTTCATAAGTTCCAGAACTATATATCAAGACTCTCATGGTAATCAGATGAAAGAGCTTCCAAATGGAACTCCTCAAACATCTTCAGGTTTATTCCTCACCGTTTATCCTACTCTAGGCACGGTTGCTTATCTATAAGGGTAGTGCGTCTTGCCATTCTATGATATTAGGCTTGTCGTATAGACACTTTACTAGGGTTCTAGGGCTCTCCGCTTTGCCAAATTAACATATGAAAGTATATTATAAGAGTCTCCGGTATGGGTGTCAATCTATCCCGTACTCAAATCATTACTTCATATGCGGATAGGTGAATTGCGTAGTCTAACACTTGGTCTTTCTCACTCCTCTTTCAGAGCTCTTCACCTGCAAAACAAATAAAACGTCTTTGCGTGGCGATGATCCCACACAGATTATGTTAATAACTTGCATCCTTAGAAGTACGAAATTTCCCCTGTGCAAGAGTTGCATTCTCCTTGCAAATGAGCAGTTCTTACCTAACGGTACTGGTTGGAAAACTAAGCTGAGTGACACACTTGGCTTACTGAGGGTGTCACGTGGCACCTCCGTTGTAATTATGTGATAATTATGAGAACCAATCTTACTACTTCTCGTCCCGGGGTTTCCACAATTGAAGAAAAAAGTATGTCGACCAGCCATCATGTGGCTTTATTCCGCCGATCGAGAGCCTCTGTTTTGACCTTGGCTTATATGTAAGTCGAGTACCCGTGAAATGACACTCGGGTTACACGATATAAGCGGGTCCAAATTAAGCCGAGAGCCGCAAGCTGAGTGTAGGATTGAGGCAGGTTATTCGGGGTTTCGCCGAGTATGTTTCATACTCGGCTATATTTTCTATAGTGGAGGGTCATAATTATGTGTTTGAGGCAGGTTTTTTATTTCGGAAACAAAATAATCTCGGACctcacagaaatatgcgaaatatTGGAACTTTTGCATATTTCGGAAATTATTTTGGATTTTGTGATTTCAAATTTCACTTAATTTTAAAGAATTCAAACATACGTAGCTTCAGCTAAACACATTACACATGCTTCATCTGCTCTCTAAAATGAGACCCGCTACCGCTATGGCAGGATGTTTCGTGACGCCAGCCACTAGCTTCAGACGCACTGCGCCGAACAACTTACTGTTGCTCCCTTATCCGATCAAAACAGATCTTGTCAGGAACGGCAACACCAACACATGACATGCAGGGATCAGGATGAGGGCAACTGCGACCTTTGTCCCTTAGCTAGCTCCTCTGCTCGATCGCACCTTATCGTCGACGACGTGTGCGACCACCATAATTCCCAGCACCCACGGCTGATCGTCGAGGCCAGCCGAGGTATCGTCGTCACATCGAACGAACGCTACTCAAAGACCAGTCCAACCACGGAAGGTCGTGCAAGCGCAAACTATGGAGAGCACAGGGGTAGCGAGACGGACGTCGACGGTGCAGGAGCTCGCCAGCGCCCTCGGCAAACCCGACGTGCCGGCCCAGTACGTCTCACGCGGACACCACGAAAACGACCAGCAGCCCG
This sequence is a window from Aegilops tauschii subsp. strangulata cultivar AL8/78 chromosome 7, Aet v6.0, whole genome shotgun sequence. Protein-coding genes within it:
- the LOC109755775 gene encoding uncharacterized protein → MFFPGLSRQHGAPEASPYDDDRDHSLVVLLTFAIFFSFVVLYLIAGVLWASVITAFAVAVSFCYLSARRRAALRRGEVVAVSVRLARSNGGLRHPDPAVSRLPTFPYKREGGGGGDTVAAGSGWAQCVICLGLVQVGEMVRQLPACKHMFHVDCVDVWLRSHSTCPICRAVVVELTVGQSSEPPPV